From Deltaproteobacteria bacterium, one genomic window encodes:
- a CDS encoding flavodoxin-like domain-containing protein, producing the protein MKKVLIAYDSKTGNTERMAQQIAEGLRAEGNTVTLKSIMEIEDARALQGYDAYFFGGPTYFEQPTDEMKQFLFMARQAGLKGKIGASFGSYTHFGEAPKIIHETMEHVFGMNMVVMGPFKVKDLILDSEEGCATCLEYAKAVNRRM; encoded by the coding sequence ATGAAAAAAGTTCTGATCGCGTATGACAGCAAAACGGGAAACACCGAGAGGATGGCACAGCAGATCGCCGAGGGGCTTCGGGCCGAGGGGAACACAGTGACCTTGAAAAGCATTATGGAGATTGAGGACGCTCGGGCGCTTCAGGGATATGATGCCTATTTTTTCGGCGGCCCCACCTATTTCGAGCAGCCCACCGATGAAATGAAGCAATTTCTGTTCATGGCCAGGCAGGCAGGCCTCAAGGGAAAAATCGGCGCCAGTTTCGGGTCTTACACCCATTTCGGCGAAGCGCCGAAAATCATTCACGAGACCATGGAGCACGTGTTTGGAATGAACATGGTGGTGATGGGGCCTTTCAAGGTCAAAGACCTGATTCTGGACTCCGAAGAGGGGTGCGCTACCTGCCTGGAATATG